One Ammoniphilus sp. CFH 90114 genomic region harbors:
- the sda gene encoding sporulation histidine kinase inhibitor Sda: MGLTRFVRTLNDETLLASCRVAVFLKLEPEWIQEYVQEIRRRGLTEDITIDHNEIKTS; this comes from the coding sequence GTGGGGTTGACTCGTTTTGTTAGAACATTAAATGATGAGACACTATTAGCATCATGTCGTGTAGCCGTTTTTTTAAAGTTAGAACCAGAATGGATTCAAGAGTATGTCCAAGAGATCCGGAGACGAGGATTAACAGAAGATATCACCATAGATCATAATGAGATTAAAACATCCTAA
- a CDS encoding aspartate/glutamate racemase family protein — MKTIGLIGGMSWESSKLYYEILNQEVKERLGGLHSAKCMMYSFDFEPIKQLQFDGKWDEAAEQLKDAARRLENSGVDFILLCTNTMHKLAEQIESNIGIPFLHIADATGQVIQNNGLKKVGLLATRFTMEEPFYKERLEQRYGLEVIIPGDEDRNMIHEIIYQELCRGEIKESSKKEYRRVIQHLIEQGAEGIILGCTEITLLIKQEDCEVPVFDTTYIHAVQAVEFALES; from the coding sequence ATGAAGACTATAGGTCTAATTGGAGGAATGAGTTGGGAGTCTTCTAAATTGTACTATGAGATACTAAACCAGGAGGTGAAAGAGAGATTAGGTGGCTTACATTCCGCCAAGTGTATGATGTATTCATTTGATTTTGAACCGATCAAACAGCTGCAGTTTGATGGAAAATGGGACGAGGCTGCTGAGCAGCTCAAAGACGCTGCGAGGAGACTCGAAAACTCAGGAGTAGATTTTATTCTTCTTTGCACCAATACGATGCATAAACTAGCAGAGCAGATTGAGTCAAATATTGGTATTCCATTCTTACATATTGCGGATGCCACAGGACAAGTCATTCAAAATAACGGATTGAAGAAAGTTGGTTTATTAGCTACGCGCTTTACAATGGAAGAACCTTTTTATAAGGAAAGACTCGAACAAAGGTATGGACTCGAAGTTATCATCCCTGGGGATGAAGATAGGAATATGATTCATGAGATTATTTATCAAGAGTTGTGCCGTGGGGAGATTAAGGAGAGTTCAAAGAAAGAATATAGAAGGGTGATACAACATTTGATTGAACAGGGCGCCGAAGGGATCATTCTCGGATGTACGGAGATCACGTTGTTGATTAAGCAGGAAGATTGCGAGGTTCCAGTCTTTGATACTACGTATATCCATGCCGTTCAGGCGGTAGAGTTTGCGTTAGAGAGTTAA